Genomic window (Arachis hypogaea cultivar Tifrunner chromosome 13, arahy.Tifrunner.gnm2.J5K5, whole genome shotgun sequence):
attttatttaatttaatatttatatatttatttgataCGTTGTGTAATACCTATTATTTTACTATGTCTATGATGACTATAAAGAGGTGCTAAATCTGATTTTTCTAAAGAAATTTTGAACTAATAGTTAAAGTAAACATTTTAAACGTAAATTtggagaaaataattttttatgttaaaaaaataaagaaaagatagaTATTAGCATATCCTCTATAAATGctaaaatatatatgagttaAATTTTCTGAGTTTGAGAAGACCGATCATTAtagcaaacaaaaattaaattatatttaaaaattaaaataaatttttgtttatatttataaacACTAAAAATTTATAAACACTGAAATTttaaacccatacaattaatcttacaatatttaaattaaatatctgTAATTTATAAGATATGTTAGTGTTCATGAATACTAATAGAAATAATAGAATTTTgtcgtccaaaaaaaaaaaaaagaaaaccattaAAGAGAGAAAAGAGTTTCAACTAGAGAAGAAGCATTATCAgaagtgtttttctcttttttttattttttattttttttctctccctTATaaattgggttttttttttaagtcatgtattgtaaaatataaatttgataaTCTACTatccacatttaaaaaaaaaaaaaaagagcaagagaATCCAATTAAACAAATTTGATCATTTTTAGCACTAACTAAACAAGTttcctttcataatttttttaccaAGTGTCATACATTTATTAGTGGATCAACAATTAGCCACCACTAGACACCATTTCTTGTGTCACTAGAGAACTGgcctatttataattatatatttattatatttaatataaaaaaatttaaggacTAGTAAAATTGGCCGGCTCTTTTAATCAGCATGCAGcacaatatttttagtttaacactctaatattatatttttttaattaatatttttaaatattattaattaaatccaaaacaaaaataataaattttattagttatataaCATTGTTCGTTTAATATTATGCATTTATTTCAacagtaattaataaatataaacaaaaactaaaaaaaacaagTTGCCTCAAATATTTTCGTGCCTATAATAATAGGAGTTGGAATCTTTTAAGATGTCTCTTAAAAAAATTGTACCATttattattctaaataaaaaaaagtttggattttttatatctttttgttcataagaaaataataatatacatattAAGGAAGCACATGCTATATAAAGACTTGCGTACAATTTGTTTTTTCTCTATTCCCCTTTGTTTGATATAAAAATTGTAATCATATCTTCAAAGCCAAGCTTAGCCTCAATTTCAGCACCTAATATTGATGAAGTATATATAAACAATCACATGTGGAACATTGCCACAAAAAGATGGATAGttgtaatttaattaatatataaccaTCAATTTGCTTTACGCATCCCCTTCACATAACACCTATAAATTTCAACTCCATATGAAACAACATATTCATCGAACAATTGAGCCTAAGCAACTAAACAAGTAAGACGAGTAACATGGAATCCACCATGAGGAGACTCATTTCAGCACTCTTCCTCTTGCTCCTAATCACGGTGGGATCCTCTGCCTCTCCAACACATTGGCAAAAGAGGGTTCGAGAGCCTTGCAAGAAGTTGGTCCTTTATTTTCATGACATCATTTACAACGGCCATAATGCTAAGAATGCCACATCAGCCATTGTGGGTGCGCCCTCGTGGGGCAACAAGACTATACTAGCCGGCCAGAACCACTTTGGTGATGTGGTCGTATTTGACGACCCCATCACACTTGACAACAACTTGCACTCGCCTCCTGTGGGACGAGCGCAAGGGTTTTACATTTACGACAAGAAAGAGATTTTCACCTCTTGGTTTGCTTTCTCCTTTGTGTTCAACTCAACACAACATAAGGGTAGCATAAACTTTGCTGGTGCTGACCCTTTGATGAACAAGACCAGGGACATTTCCGTCATTGGTGGCACTGGTGACTTCTTCATGACTAGGGGAGTGGCCACTCTCTCAACCGATGCATTTGAGGGTGAGGTTTACTTCAGGCTAAGGGTTGATATGAACTTGTATGAATGTTGGTAACTAAATGTTGGATACAACAGTATCTCTTCgcattttgtattttattattgttagttGTTGTTGGAGTCGTTGTTGTATTACTTTCTCTTTGGTTATTCCTGGATTATTTACTTGGTGATAAGAGTTTTCATTTTTGGGATCAAGCATTGTAACTTTGCGGCACAATAGCACACCAACGTGTTGGTGTCGTCACTTCTTGTTGACTTCATTTGGAACTAAAATAACTGTTTAATTACgatctaattatttttttgtgttgtCAACTTTTTTAAAgtcacttttaattttatagaGTAAATTACTATTTGTACCCACAAAAATTAAAAACGCTGATATATCTATccatagaaaaaagaaattaccatttgtactcataaaaaattatctaaaattcataaattacccttatcttcaccaccacaccacctccttcacccaATTACCTTTCTAATCCTAACCAtcttcacccagccaccacccctctttctctttctaatctcaaattccACCACCACCctcttcacccagccaccacccctcTTTCCCTTTCTAACACACTCTCACCATTACTTTCCACTCAGTCTCCACCGCTGCTTCAATGGCTCCTTGCCACACCCTCCTCTCTTTCATTGCCGCTCCTTCATCACCATAACCTTTATCACCTCAATTAAAGCACAGTGCATTGAAAAATAGTGACCTCATAAATTAACTCGGAGAAAAACACCTTTGGAGGAATCACAATCAATCCAGAGAGGGATTTAAAATGGATGACGATGGGTGAGAGTCAAAATTGAACCTTAGTTTCAGCTGAGTGTGAAGCTGTTTAAGGAAAACTGTGAAAAGGATGTCATGGAGAAAGCCGACAAAAATAAGGTGAAAAAGGACACAGATCTAAGGTGTGAAGAGATTAAAGAGAAAGGATCAAATCTGAATAATCAAGCACAGAAGTCTCATGTATTTGGATTCACTTTTTCTGggagaaaaaaaatggcgaaagagacagaaagagagggagagagcttGTCGCGGTTTTGGTTCGCAAAGGAGACCACGGTGGTGGCGGCTAGCGCGGTGACCCGTCGGGGGCACTGGTTCGGTGATGAAGAGAAGGTAGCCACGGTAggtgagggtggtggtggtgaaGAGAGGAGGGGGCTGCTGGGGGCGGCGAAGCAGGGGATGGTGCGAAGTTCCTCTGGTCGGCAAGGGCGAGACAAGGAAGGAGAGAAGGAGGGGTGATCGCTGACGCTGATGTTGGAGGCTGCAAGAACGGAAACAGAGGCTGCGACATTTGTCACGGAGGAGGAGAGGTGGCTCGCGGTTGAAAAAATTGCTGCTAGGATTGTTTGAAAATCAATTGATTATTGGTGAGAGAGAGGATAgggttagtggtggtggtggtggctgagAAGGGTGAACGATGATGAGGAGGGTGAGACGGTGGTTTGTGGTTGATGCTGGGATTGGGTGGCTGAgaacattgagagagagagaagagggagaaagGAGATGATAGTGTGGAGAGAAGGGTAATTtaggaattttagataattttttagggtttggataattttgcctgtaaaaataattttttatgagtacaaatggtaatttcttttttttatgagtagatatgtcagcgttttcaactttcgtgggtacaaatggtagtttactcttttCATTATCATATTTCTTTCGTCTTCCCCCTTCTCTGATATCCCAATATCTATTTTTAATTCTCGATGATCAGGCTAAATCTTAAACactaaattttaagttttaaattttaaattataaattataaatcttaattcTAActctaaatcttttaaaaataatacttaagaaaataatttcacaacaaaaatattgactaaaattatctatttaaatgttaattttttatatttattctttgcATTAATTATCTCATATGTGATTTATTGTTTCGTATAACAATttaggtaaaatatattttttaattttaatattttttaaaaaattttaaaaatattctaatatttaatttttatcaattttatctttagtatcttttataattttaattttatatttattattcatatttgttaaaaatttaaactaatattttCTTTGCCAAGTATACTCATCTCTTTGACTCTCTCCTCTTTTGATAAAAATAGCATTGGTATAAAATATACATAGATTAATTGGGTAGCGTTTGTTTTTGAAGACAGGACACACAACGAATGTTTAAAAAGTGTTTGAAAGAAAAGACATAAACACTGAACACATTGtctccaaaataattttttatatttttgtgccCACCTTGTAtaaaggacaatgatggacacggaaTCCGAGAAAATAGACACGGACTTTTTTatgacattttttttctttttgtctaaagatattttttattattctactattatcccttcttatttttcctaatttgagcttctttttattttaccttcttatctatgtgttcttctttttttctcttttttgtcaggtactctcttttttttgtagaattttttaCTTAGCTGAataattctttctttcttttttatgttaTCGTTATTACTTCAATACCATTTTTACCTTGTTGGATCATAGACTAATTCTTCTTATAATCTCCTATACTTTTACGTACTCTCATTCTATattaaattagtttgtacttgATGCGAAAAATTTGGAATTACATGGTTATTTTAGtccttttatataatattttagttttatccATGTGTATCCAAATATAATACTGGACATTACATTAGTATCTTGTACACTATATCTAAAcataatacacaaaaaataatttttagtgtttCTATTCTATTATTTCTGTTTAAGTGTCCTGTTATGTCtccaaaaataaatacaaatgtCCTGAGATTGATATAACATATGTCCAAAACCACCAAAATAGATATTGAAAATTATGTTCAACTTATTACCAAATCATGACCAAAATGTCAATATAGGCACCCATAAAAATTCTATAAATAAATCCGCTGTGAA
Coding sequences:
- the LOC112732532 gene encoding dirigent protein, whose protein sequence is MESTMRRLISALFLLLLITVGSSASPTHWQKRVREPCKKLVLYFHDIIYNGHNAKNATSAIVGAPSWGNKTILAGQNHFGDVVVFDDPITLDNNLHSPPVGRAQGFYIYDKKEIFTSWFAFSFVFNSTQHKGSINFAGADPLMNKTRDISVIGGTGDFFMTRGVATLSTDAFEGEVYFRLRVDMNLYECW